Proteins found in one Exiguobacterium sp. 9-2 genomic segment:
- a CDS encoding competence protein ComK has protein sequence MSYPVTEETLALIPRYGQYGEPQTLVIKEHSESILEGHPIKLIEESCLYFGSSMRGRIEAARHILGPNRKTPVLVDWQAQTIFFPTTAKEKAECIWINFKQMKTVQKKSGKVQVEFQTGQCIDTDASAYSIERQRIKTLELAYEMQRRFQLPEFKNR, from the coding sequence ATGTCATACCCAGTTACGGAAGAAACGTTAGCTTTGATTCCACGATATGGTCAATATGGTGAACCACAGACACTTGTCATCAAGGAGCATTCGGAAAGTATTTTAGAGGGTCATCCGATTAAGTTGATTGAAGAATCCTGTTTATATTTTGGTTCATCGATGCGTGGACGAATCGAAGCAGCGCGACATATTCTTGGTCCGAACCGAAAGACACCTGTTTTAGTAGATTGGCAGGCACAAACGATATTTTTTCCGACGACCGCAAAAGAAAAGGCGGAATGCATTTGGATCAATTTCAAGCAAATGAAGACTGTTCAAAAAAAGTCTGGAAAAGTACAGGTAGAGTTTCAGACAGGTCAATGTATTGATACGGACGCATCCGCATACAGCATCGAACGGCAACGAATCAAAACGTTGGAACTGGCGTATGAAATGCAACGGCGCTTCCAATTGCCGGAGTTTAAGAATCGATGA
- a CDS encoding truncated hemoglobin, with translation MSLYEMLGGEQVLTSLIHSFYHQVYHDSLLRPLFPDDRHRVEQAQFAFLTQMTGGPRDPNQPPTSLAMIHRLLPIRKEHAIRWLELMEIASLDTIPNEEARLQLLERLRIGATNVLRVCEAHQMD, from the coding sequence TTGTCGCTCTATGAAATGCTTGGAGGCGAGCAAGTACTCACCTCTTTGATTCATTCGTTCTATCATCAAGTCTACCATGATTCCTTATTGCGTCCGTTATTCCCTGATGATCGACACCGTGTCGAACAGGCACAATTCGCCTTCTTGACCCAAATGACAGGAGGTCCACGCGATCCGAATCAACCGCCGACGAGTTTAGCGATGATTCACCGGCTATTGCCGATTCGAAAAGAGCATGCCATCCGTTGGTTGGAACTGATGGAAATAGCTTCTCTTGATACGATTCCAAATGAAGAAGCGCGACTCCAACTCCTCGAGCGATTACGGATTGGCGCAACGAATGTCTTACGTGTTTGCGAAGCACACCAGATGGACTGA
- the addB gene encoding helicase-exonuclease AddAB subunit AddB: MNHMHIGRAGSGKTTQLIERVVQELEQRPLGEKMYFIVPDQMSFEMERRIATDERIAGLVRLEVMSLRRFAFHILRDYGNQAIPFLDETGTQLLLRQVVEESEDELKIFKRTKNMPGFFQGLDELIASFKRSLIEPDMLRQVSDWSLERSPKLNDLALIYERFAERIVDKALHADDYYTTLLELLPKARLDQATIIVDGFYEFSLQEQQVLLALMQQVAEMHISFTMDAADPYAKQTSFGVSQRCYMQLIGQMQEQSIPYEEILYEQPIKFQSEGLRHLEQALLKPGYPSVDHDVDGFQMTAAVNRQVEAESAVRKAIQLVRQKGYRFHEMAFVVRHLEPYADHLERAFHMYDVPYFLDQRESMIHHPLVDLIQSALDIVTSGYREETVFRLLKTELLPIPAEDARLALDRFETFVLERGIKGSMWQQPWQLKRRLAEEVRLTEEEIAQEEELNHLRTFVVDLIEPLHRRLKQAKTMSAYTKGLYQFLEEQKIAEHLMEWRKQALEQDQLLAAREHDQVYEAILHLFEQLEAAAPEHTLSTDLFVQMVETGLESLRFALVPPSLDQVIATDYVRGRLQRVKVVFLLGANDGLIPFVQDQSKLLSENDHDFLHEHGIPVGKASLDVFDDELFYLYQGMMAPSEALYVSYALVDEEGKALQPAAITKQLKRQLLLDRPIKTQFAEAGEHAPQEQLDFVTSPDRAAAATAIELRRLQRRYPIQPIWFQVYNSLLENGQGRERMGLFSSALFYQNQAEALPEGLAHRLYGESLQASVSRFETYNACSYKHFARYGLRLRERKLYKFEAPDIGNLFHGALNDLSLSIKASGRHWRELDSETCGTLAKEAVEKVTPEIQNAILMSSSRFGYIKKKLTDVVEQTAKMLVEQAKRTDFEPDLFEISFGNATFPPLRFTLPDGTEIEFTGRIDRIDQAMIGDQLYVRIIDYKSSARGLDFAEIYYGLAIQMLLYLKTVVEQSELLYQQQAKPAGALYFHVKNPMLRGDLSADEAERNRLLLESYQMQGVILENDEVLRAMDHIAYDERKKSPLVKVTFTKNGLHKSQTKGVVQEADLSALMDHAWEALKDSSQDIYDGDIAINPFDYQERTPCSFCEYRSVCQFDESLGNQYRPLKPMSEKEVLERLKEDEE; encoded by the coding sequence ATGAACCATATGCACATTGGTCGTGCTGGTAGTGGGAAAACGACACAATTGATTGAGCGCGTCGTACAAGAACTCGAGCAACGACCACTAGGCGAGAAGATGTATTTCATCGTTCCGGATCAGATGTCATTTGAAATGGAGCGTCGGATTGCGACAGATGAACGGATAGCAGGTCTTGTTCGTCTCGAAGTCATGAGTTTACGGCGCTTTGCGTTTCATATTTTACGCGATTACGGAAATCAAGCAATTCCATTTCTCGATGAGACAGGAACACAATTATTACTCCGACAGGTCGTCGAGGAATCAGAAGACGAGTTAAAGATTTTTAAGCGTACGAAAAATATGCCAGGATTTTTCCAAGGACTTGATGAACTCATCGCGTCGTTTAAACGCTCATTGATCGAGCCAGATATGTTGCGTCAAGTGAGTGATTGGTCTCTCGAACGGTCACCAAAATTGAACGACCTTGCGTTGATTTATGAGCGCTTTGCGGAACGAATCGTCGATAAGGCACTCCATGCGGATGATTATTATACGACGTTACTTGAGTTGCTTCCGAAAGCGCGACTGGATCAAGCGACGATCATCGTCGACGGATTTTATGAGTTTTCGCTTCAGGAACAACAAGTACTGCTTGCCTTGATGCAACAAGTGGCTGAAATGCATATTAGTTTTACAATGGACGCGGCGGATCCTTATGCAAAACAAACGTCTTTTGGTGTGTCCCAGCGTTGCTACATGCAGTTGATCGGGCAAATGCAGGAACAATCGATTCCGTACGAAGAAATCTTGTATGAACAGCCAATCAAATTTCAATCAGAAGGGCTACGGCATTTAGAGCAGGCCTTGTTAAAGCCAGGTTATCCATCTGTCGATCATGACGTTGACGGCTTTCAGATGACAGCTGCAGTCAACCGGCAAGTCGAAGCAGAATCAGCCGTGCGGAAAGCGATTCAACTTGTTCGACAAAAAGGGTATCGATTTCATGAAATGGCATTCGTCGTACGACATCTTGAACCGTATGCGGATCACTTGGAACGAGCCTTCCACATGTATGATGTTCCGTATTTCTTGGATCAACGTGAGTCGATGATCCATCATCCGCTCGTTGACTTGATTCAATCTGCTTTAGACATCGTGACATCGGGTTATCGGGAAGAAACGGTCTTTCGTTTACTGAAGACGGAGCTCTTACCGATTCCAGCAGAAGATGCGCGTCTAGCGCTCGATCGTTTCGAGACGTTCGTGCTCGAACGCGGCATCAAAGGGTCGATGTGGCAACAACCGTGGCAATTAAAGCGACGCTTAGCAGAGGAAGTTCGCTTAACGGAAGAGGAAATCGCGCAAGAAGAGGAATTGAATCATCTCCGTACGTTCGTCGTCGACTTGATTGAACCGTTACACCGTCGGTTAAAGCAGGCAAAGACGATGAGCGCGTATACGAAAGGTCTTTATCAATTCCTCGAAGAACAAAAAATTGCAGAACATTTAATGGAATGGCGCAAGCAAGCATTAGAGCAAGATCAGTTACTTGCTGCTCGGGAACATGATCAAGTGTATGAAGCGATTCTTCACCTATTCGAACAGCTAGAAGCTGCTGCGCCTGAGCATACTTTATCGACGGACTTGTTCGTCCAAATGGTCGAGACAGGACTTGAGAGTCTGCGTTTTGCACTTGTCCCCCCATCGCTTGATCAAGTCATTGCGACGGATTATGTGCGTGGACGATTGCAACGAGTGAAAGTCGTCTTTTTACTGGGAGCGAATGATGGTCTGATTCCGTTCGTCCAAGATCAATCGAAGTTACTGTCCGAAAATGATCATGACTTTTTACATGAACATGGTATTCCGGTCGGAAAAGCGTCCCTCGATGTGTTTGATGATGAACTATTTTATCTGTATCAAGGGATGATGGCTCCAAGTGAAGCATTGTATGTCAGTTATGCGCTTGTCGATGAAGAAGGAAAGGCGTTGCAGCCGGCGGCAATTACGAAACAATTGAAGCGGCAACTGTTGCTTGATCGTCCGATCAAAACACAGTTTGCGGAGGCTGGCGAACATGCACCGCAAGAACAACTCGATTTCGTGACGAGTCCCGATCGCGCGGCAGCAGCGACGGCGATTGAACTCCGCCGTTTGCAACGACGTTATCCGATTCAGCCAATTTGGTTTCAAGTATATAATTCACTTCTTGAAAACGGACAAGGACGCGAACGAATGGGTCTATTCTCAAGTGCCTTGTTCTATCAAAATCAAGCGGAAGCGTTACCGGAAGGGTTGGCGCATCGCTTATATGGCGAGTCTCTGCAAGCGAGCGTTTCGCGTTTTGAAACGTATAATGCTTGCTCGTATAAACATTTTGCTCGGTATGGACTTCGTTTACGCGAGCGAAAGCTCTATAAATTCGAAGCGCCGGACATCGGAAATCTGTTCCACGGCGCATTAAATGATCTGTCGCTCAGTATCAAAGCTTCCGGACGGCACTGGCGCGAGCTCGATAGTGAGACATGTGGAACACTTGCGAAGGAAGCTGTTGAAAAGGTGACACCAGAAATCCAGAATGCAATTTTGATGAGCTCAAGTCGATTTGGTTATATCAAGAAAAAGTTGACGGATGTCGTCGAACAGACCGCTAAGATGCTCGTCGAGCAGGCGAAGCGAACGGATTTTGAACCAGATCTATTTGAAATCAGTTTTGGGAATGCGACGTTTCCACCATTACGCTTTACGCTACCAGACGGAACGGAAATTGAATTCACAGGACGCATTGACCGTATTGATCAGGCGATGATCGGTGACCAGTTATACGTCCGTATCATAGATTATAAGTCGAGTGCACGAGGACTGGATTTTGCGGAAATCTATTACGGACTCGCCATACAGATGTTGCTGTATTTGAAAACAGTCGTGGAACAGTCAGAGTTGCTGTATCAACAGCAGGCAAAACCTGCTGGTGCGCTGTATTTCCATGTTAAAAATCCGATGCTACGAGGCGATTTATCTGCTGATGAAGCAGAACGTAATCGACTATTACTCGAGTCCTATCAGATGCAAGGCGTCATTCTCGAGAATGATGAGGTACTGCGAGCGATGGATCATATTGCATACGATGAACGAAAAAAATCCCCACTCGTCAAAGTGACCTTCACGAAAAATGGACTGCATAAATCACAGACGAAGGGTGTTGTACAAGAGGCAGATTTATCGGCACTGATGGATCATGCGTGGGAGGCATTAAAAGACAGCAGTCAAGATATCTATGATGGGGATATTGCAATCAATCCATTCGATTATCAGGAACGGACACCGTGTAGTTTCTGCGAATATCGTTCAGTCTGTCAATTCGATGAATCACTCGGAAATCAATATCGTCCATTAAAACCGATGTCTGAAAAAGAGGTACTGGAACGATTGAAGGAGGATGAAGAATGA
- the addA gene encoding helicase-exonuclease AddAB subunit AddA produces the protein MSVSWTEEQQQAISARGGHILVSAAAGSGKTAVLVERLTQRLIDPEDELSADRILVATFTNAAAREMKTRVIEVMDQRIKEAPDDLYLKKQRQLMNRAQITTIHSFCLSILRENYYRIGLDPAFRIADESELLLLQDDVLEAVFESFYASEDPGFYDLIDSYTSDRDDQAMLSLISNLYRFSRSLPDPEAFYAHLINQYDQPIDPDESPLMQRLVELEWETLSNLLGRYRELAFELEQSGYTEMGQMMRQDIAPFGVLETSVRQWSMVALAFQAVEFGRWKSPRGDEGIKPFQTERTRLVAEFKKMKELFVQKTGVDYLEDLRSQLRHVETIVTLVRQFANDYLEAKQQRGIVDFSDLEHFALEILTEEGQPSDVAKLLKERFVEVLVDEYQDTNEVQERIIQLVSKTDEATGNLFMVGDVKQSIYKFRHAEPGLFLEKFKRFQQTDVGTRIDLTKNFRSRLEVLDGTNQIFRQVMDGTVGEIDYDEAAHLRLGNLSYLESEQVDPELLLIDPLDSEKEEVEARAIATRILELVDSKHPHLIYDAKSNRFRTCEYRDIVVLARSRGKRVQALVEVLEQYEIPVYADTTGGYFQATEIQIMMALLKTIDNPLQDIPFASLLRSPIFGVADRDLGRIRAKQKEGSFYEAALAMATEESALGIRIDEIIRQIQAWRTEARGSALPAFIRSLFDQTGYFEYVGCLAGGRSRQANLNALYERAKQYETSGYRGLYRFLRLINRLIERGEDFAEARSLGEDEDVVRIMTIHQSKGLEFPVTIVSQLTKQFNKQDQMQAIQLHKTYGIALDAIDPIRRLRSGTLLKEVIRREMDREMKAEEMRVLYVAMTRAKEKLILVGTVKDLEDQMVAWQMTPLDEVLLPENDRRQAKSYAEWVVPAVLRSSLLRPDETNWSIRMMSLEELAPYQEISTLVEQLEHVQKLEKIDVPVNTHVKEIVESAFSYQYPHLLATETAAKQTVTELKRAEQLERAAFETTYRQTTYYRTPQFLGPVLSGAERGTVLHLAMQLYKPDTAISEQIDQWETMERITPIEATTMREATPQLQEFLDSEIGQLFSERLRTNHVYRELPFTYKIGASRFRKDWTGPVDDAVMQGIVDCLIQDGESYILLDYKSDQIVTTEVGQTPADVLRERYATQLNLYQEALEAILHIRISRKVIYAFALGETIDLV, from the coding sequence ATGAGCGTGAGTTGGACGGAAGAACAACAACAAGCCATTTCAGCAAGGGGAGGACATATCTTAGTCTCAGCAGCTGCTGGATCAGGGAAAACAGCTGTCCTCGTCGAACGGCTGACGCAACGATTGATCGATCCCGAAGATGAGTTGTCAGCGGATCGGATTCTTGTTGCTACCTTTACGAATGCAGCAGCGCGTGAGATGAAAACGCGAGTCATTGAGGTCATGGATCAGCGTATCAAAGAGGCACCGGATGATCTGTATCTAAAAAAACAACGTCAATTAATGAACCGGGCACAAATTACGACGATCCATTCATTCTGTCTATCGATTCTACGTGAGAATTATTACCGGATCGGTTTGGATCCGGCGTTTCGGATTGCTGACGAATCTGAACTGTTATTACTGCAAGATGATGTCTTAGAAGCGGTCTTTGAGTCGTTCTATGCCTCTGAGGATCCGGGATTCTATGATTTGATCGATAGTTATACATCAGATCGGGACGATCAAGCGATGCTTTCGCTGATTTCAAATCTCTACCGTTTTTCTCGATCCTTACCTGATCCGGAAGCGTTTTATGCGCATTTAATCAATCAGTACGATCAACCAATCGATCCGGATGAGTCTCCGCTCATGCAACGATTGGTCGAACTGGAATGGGAGACGTTGTCGAATCTACTAGGACGTTATCGAGAACTTGCTTTTGAATTGGAACAGTCCGGATATACGGAAATGGGACAGATGATGCGACAGGATATCGCTCCTTTTGGAGTACTTGAAACGTCAGTACGGCAATGGTCGATGGTTGCTCTTGCGTTTCAAGCAGTAGAATTCGGTCGTTGGAAAAGTCCGCGCGGAGATGAAGGCATCAAACCGTTCCAGACAGAGCGGACACGACTCGTTGCAGAATTCAAGAAAATGAAAGAACTGTTTGTCCAAAAAACAGGTGTCGATTACTTGGAGGATTTACGATCACAGCTCCGACATGTAGAAACGATTGTTACACTCGTGCGTCAATTCGCAAATGATTATCTCGAAGCGAAACAACAACGTGGAATTGTTGATTTTTCGGATCTTGAACATTTTGCATTAGAGATCTTGACGGAAGAGGGACAACCGTCGGATGTGGCAAAACTTCTAAAAGAACGCTTCGTTGAGGTACTGGTCGACGAATACCAAGATACGAATGAAGTCCAGGAACGCATCATTCAACTGGTTTCGAAAACGGACGAGGCAACAGGGAATCTATTCATGGTCGGTGATGTCAAACAGTCCATTTACAAATTTCGACATGCAGAACCAGGATTGTTCCTGGAGAAATTCAAACGATTCCAGCAGACCGACGTCGGAACACGCATCGATTTAACAAAGAACTTCCGCAGTCGCCTCGAGGTGTTGGATGGAACGAATCAAATCTTCCGCCAAGTCATGGATGGGACAGTCGGAGAAATTGATTACGATGAAGCGGCGCACCTTCGACTCGGTAATTTAAGTTATTTAGAATCAGAGCAAGTCGACCCTGAATTACTCTTGATTGATCCGCTTGATAGTGAAAAAGAAGAAGTTGAAGCACGAGCGATTGCAACACGAATTCTAGAACTCGTCGACTCTAAACATCCACATCTGATTTACGATGCGAAATCGAACCGATTCCGGACATGCGAATACCGTGACATCGTCGTCTTGGCCCGTTCGCGCGGCAAGCGTGTTCAGGCACTCGTTGAAGTACTCGAACAGTATGAGATTCCGGTCTATGCAGATACGACGGGCGGATATTTCCAAGCGACGGAAATTCAAATCATGATGGCGTTACTCAAGACAATCGATAATCCACTTCAAGATATCCCGTTCGCCAGTCTGTTACGATCGCCGATTTTCGGTGTGGCGGATCGTGATCTAGGGCGGATTCGAGCAAAACAAAAAGAAGGAAGCTTTTATGAGGCGGCACTCGCGATGGCGACAGAGGAATCAGCACTTGGTATTCGAATAGACGAGATCATCCGTCAGATTCAAGCATGGCGAACCGAAGCACGTGGGAGTGCGCTTCCTGCCTTCATTCGATCATTGTTTGATCAGACTGGCTATTTTGAGTATGTCGGCTGTCTCGCTGGAGGCAGAAGTCGTCAAGCTAACTTAAATGCCTTATATGAGCGGGCAAAGCAATATGAGACGTCCGGTTATCGTGGGCTATATCGTTTTCTACGCCTGATCAATCGGTTGATCGAACGAGGAGAAGACTTCGCAGAAGCCCGTTCGCTTGGAGAAGACGAGGACGTCGTTCGAATCATGACGATCCACCAATCAAAAGGACTCGAGTTCCCCGTGACGATTGTCAGCCAATTGACGAAGCAATTCAACAAACAGGATCAAATGCAGGCCATTCAGTTGCATAAGACGTATGGCATTGCTCTAGACGCCATTGATCCGATTCGTCGTTTGCGATCTGGAACGCTATTGAAGGAAGTCATCCGTCGGGAAATGGATCGCGAGATGAAGGCAGAAGAGATGCGCGTCTTGTATGTTGCGATGACTCGAGCGAAGGAAAAATTGATTCTCGTCGGGACAGTCAAGGATTTAGAAGATCAAATGGTGGCCTGGCAGATGACGCCACTCGACGAAGTCTTACTACCTGAAAATGACCGGCGCCAAGCGAAGAGTTATGCGGAATGGGTCGTTCCCGCAGTCTTACGCAGTAGTTTACTACGTCCGGATGAGACGAACTGGTCGATTCGCATGATGTCTTTAGAGGAGTTAGCACCGTATCAAGAAATCTCAACACTCGTGGAGCAACTCGAACACGTCCAAAAGCTTGAAAAAATTGATGTGCCCGTCAATACGCACGTCAAAGAAATCGTTGAATCGGCATTTTCGTATCAGTATCCGCATCTACTCGCGACAGAGACGGCAGCGAAACAGACCGTTACGGAACTGAAGCGCGCGGAACAGTTGGAACGCGCAGCATTTGAAACGACGTATCGCCAGACGACGTATTACCGAACGCCACAATTCCTTGGACCTGTACTTAGTGGAGCGGAACGAGGAACGGTCCTACACCTAGCGATGCAATTATACAAACCGGATACAGCGATTTCAGAACAGATCGATCAATGGGAAACGATGGAACGAATCACACCTATCGAAGCGACGACGATGCGGGAAGCAACACCACAGTTGCAAGAGTTCCTAGACTCCGAGATCGGACAATTGTTCAGCGAACGACTACGGACAAACCACGTCTATCGAGAGTTACCGTTTACGTATAAAATCGGAGCATCACGTTTTCGGAAAGACTGGACGGGTCCAGTGGATGACGCAGTCATGCAGGGAATCGTCGACTGCTTGATTCAGGATGGGGAGTCATATATCTTACTCGACTATAAATCGGATCAAATCGTTACGACGGAAGTCGGACAGACACCTGCTGATGTGTTACGTGAACGGTATGCGACTCAATTGAATCTATACCAAGAAGCATTAGAAGCTATTCTTCATATTCGAATCTCGCGGAAAGTCATTTATGCTTTTGCTTTAGGAGAAACGATTGATTTAGTTTAA
- a CDS encoding response regulator, producing MARILLAEDEDVLRMLVLDTLEDEGYTIDEATDGDEAYQKIMNTEYDLVLLDYMMPGMTGIEVIEKVRQHPDKQHLKIMMLTAKSQQSDRERAEEIGANYFFSKPFSPLELIDVVGGILSDHQVD from the coding sequence ATGGCACGTATTTTATTAGCAGAAGATGAAGATGTCTTACGTATGTTGGTACTTGATACACTAGAAGATGAAGGATATACGATTGATGAAGCGACGGACGGAGACGAGGCATATCAAAAAATCATGAACACGGAATATGACCTCGTTCTGTTGGATTACATGATGCCTGGGATGACAGGAATCGAAGTCATCGAAAAAGTTCGACAACATCCAGATAAGCAACACTTGAAAATTATGATGTTGACCGCTAAAAGTCAACAATCTGATCGAGAGCGCGCGGAAGAAATCGGTGCAAACTACTTCTTTTCGAAACCCTTTAGTCCTCTTGAGTTGATTGATGTAGTAGGAGGAATATTGAGTGATCACCAAGTGGATTAA
- a CDS encoding HAMP domain-containing sensor histidine kinase → MITKWINRKIGRQLMASFYVVLATLMISSLIVYNYTDTKLQATRAKLEDIRDRSARAGALWEEWQDVQFNMRGYALMGNEELYTQVMAQQDKIAQQTDWFEKNAIYDQGKAFAQSSRELYQYYFDAILPLVQSYVKAKESGDITESFLKGTTLAELPLGQKLLTEGKIQLDSQGNIDVLSEINKSELALGGYREFLEDWAQRTSDQLEQEIRTTQLIWLANIVVLIAVLIFFIYPFIRRITIELLSLVKNSQRLANGEDVLSVKVPNRKDEIGILALSFNQMASSISENKQHLLAKNEELQAQQEELQAQQEELQAQQQELEEALELTMRNEQHLQYRNDLTETLAARESLTAYPEIIEKLVTITDSEIGALVFVDEEESYSVVTYGMTDELAEQLLQNDASLLKRAESLKTPVHSSKQVVSNHPLPYPYYMYETAVPILDPTADDIIAYIYLVRYRDQFTNEQMRDVMSFSRQLSLSLLRMRLFDEMTREKTKTERILDSIREAVIYLEPGKEEVFVNRPLYDLFPELRYGVQAEQETLQTCLEVIQSVVDEPENFSRYVDSVLRGELPTDSLQFSIRNETVFIQFYVEVIHIHQVHKGTMLVMRDVTKETEMDRLKSELVSTVSHELRTPLSSIYGFTELMLNRDIEESRQDRYLRTIHSETERLANLVNDFLDVQRMESGTQSYKKTSVNIHAIAEETTHFYAASTQAHRITFRHEGNQLPVIEADEEKIRQLLNNLLNNAVKYSPSGGAIDVVLTTSRDQVILQVRDEGIGIPKQSLSRLFEKFYRVDNSDSRKIGGTGLGLAICKEIVTGHGGEIHVESVVREGSLFTVKIPLVQSTHVTIS, encoded by the coding sequence GTGATCACCAAGTGGATTAATCGAAAAATCGGACGCCAACTTATGGCATCCTTTTATGTCGTATTAGCTACATTGATGATTTCATCATTGATCGTCTACAACTACACGGATACGAAATTGCAAGCGACACGGGCGAAATTAGAAGACATCCGAGATCGCAGTGCACGCGCAGGGGCTCTATGGGAAGAATGGCAGGATGTTCAATTCAACATGCGTGGCTATGCCTTGATGGGAAATGAAGAATTGTATACCCAAGTTATGGCTCAACAAGATAAGATTGCTCAGCAAACGGATTGGTTCGAAAAAAATGCAATCTACGATCAAGGAAAGGCATTCGCCCAGTCCTCGAGAGAACTATATCAATACTATTTCGATGCAATCTTGCCGCTTGTTCAATCCTATGTCAAAGCGAAAGAGTCAGGAGATATTACAGAATCCTTCTTGAAAGGAACGACGCTAGCTGAATTGCCACTCGGTCAAAAGTTGTTAACTGAAGGAAAGATTCAGTTAGATAGTCAAGGAAACATCGATGTATTATCAGAGATTAATAAAAGTGAACTGGCACTCGGCGGTTATCGTGAATTTTTGGAAGATTGGGCACAACGGACAAGTGATCAATTGGAGCAGGAAATCCGAACGACGCAACTGATTTGGTTAGCGAATATCGTCGTTTTGATCGCTGTTTTGATCTTCTTCATCTATCCATTCATTCGTCGCATCACGATTGAATTATTGTCTCTCGTTAAGAACAGTCAACGGCTTGCGAATGGTGAAGATGTTTTAAGCGTCAAAGTACCGAATCGTAAAGATGAGATTGGTATTTTAGCACTATCGTTTAATCAGATGGCAAGTTCGATTTCTGAGAATAAACAGCATCTATTGGCAAAAAATGAAGAGTTGCAAGCCCAGCAGGAAGAATTACAAGCGCAGCAAGAAGAATTGCAAGCACAACAACAGGAACTTGAAGAAGCATTGGAACTGACGATGCGCAATGAACAACACCTTCAGTACCGGAATGATCTGACAGAGACGCTCGCGGCACGTGAATCGTTGACCGCTTATCCGGAAATCATCGAGAAGCTCGTCACGATCACGGATTCTGAAATTGGTGCATTAGTATTCGTCGATGAGGAAGAGAGTTATTCCGTCGTCACCTATGGTATGACGGATGAACTGGCAGAGCAGTTACTTCAAAACGATGCGTCACTGTTAAAACGAGCAGAATCACTCAAGACACCAGTTCACTCCTCTAAACAAGTCGTGAGCAATCATCCGTTACCGTACCCGTACTATATGTATGAAACGGCTGTGCCGATTCTCGATCCAACCGCAGATGATATCATCGCGTATATCTATCTGGTCCGTTACCGCGATCAGTTTACGAATGAACAGATGCGGGATGTCATGTCCTTCTCTCGTCAATTGTCGTTATCCCTTCTCCGGATGCGTTTGTTTGACGAGATGACGAGAGAAAAAACGAAAACGGAACGGATTCTCGATTCAATTCGTGAAGCGGTCATCTATCTTGAGCCAGGGAAAGAAGAGGTTTTCGTCAATCGACCACTGTACGATCTATTCCCGGAACTGCGATATGGTGTCCAGGCGGAACAAGAAACACTTCAAACATGCTTAGAAGTCATTCAATCCGTCGTCGATGAACCGGAAAACTTCAGTCGATATGTTGATTCAGTTCTTCGGGGAGAATTACCGACAGATAGTCTACAGTTCTCGATTAGAAACGAAACGGTATTCATTCAATTTTATGTCGAGGTGATTCACATTCATCAGGTGCATAAAGGAACGATGCTTGTCATGCGGGATGTGACGAAAGAAACCGAAATGGATCGTTTGAAATCAGAACTCGTTTCGACTGTATCTCATGAACTTCGAACACCGCTTTCTTCGATTTATGGTTTTACAGAGCTCATGCTCAATAGAGATATTGAAGAATCGCGCCAAGATCGATACTTACGGACGATCCATTCCGAAACAGAACGTCTTGCGAATCTCGTCAACGATTTCTTAGACGTCCAGCGCATGGAGTCAGGTACACAATCGTACAAAAAGACATCTGTGAACATTCATGCGATTGCTGAAGAAACGACACACTTTTATGCGGCTTCGACACAAGCCCACCGGATTACGTTCCGTCACGAAGGAAATCAGTTGCCTGTCATTGAAGCAGATGAAGAAAAAATCAGACAGTTACTCAATAATTTATTGAATAATGCGGTGAAATACTCACCATCTGGTGGTGCGATTGATGTCGTACTCACGACATCACGTGATCAAGTCATTCTTCAAGTTCGGGATGAGGGAATCGGGATTCCGAAACAATCACTCAGTCGTCTATTCGAAAAGTTTTACCGCGTCGATAACTCGGATAGTCGGAAAATCGGTGGTACGGGCCTTGGTCTAGCCATCTGTAAAGAAATCGTCACCGGTCATGGGGGAGAAATTCATGTGGAATCGGTCGTAAGAGAAGGGAGTCTTTTCACTGTCAAAATCCCACTCGTTCAGTCCACACATGTGACAATCTCCTGA